In the Ursus arctos isolate Adak ecotype North America unplaced genomic scaffold, UrsArc2.0 scaffold_5, whole genome shotgun sequence genome, one interval contains:
- the LOC113261430 gene encoding olfactory receptor 2T8-like: MMKALSSVSSFAVSLVFEIMNIWNTTSDFILLGLFNHTGAHLFLFVMVLTIAFTSLVGNALMIFLIHQDARHHTPMYFLLSQLSLMDMMLVCTVVPKMAAEYLMGKKTISLAGCGLQIFLFTSLGGGECFLLAAMSYDRYVAVCHPQRYPILMSWQLCLRMTVGSWFLGAADGLMQAAATLSFPFCDAHEIDHFFCEAPTLVRLACADTFAFEYVMYICCVLMLLVPFSLILISYSLILVAVLQMCSREARKKAFTTCSSHLCVVGLFYGAAIFIYMRPKSYRSANHDKLVSVFYTIFTPVLNPIIYSLRNSDVKGALIKCMSQCGTLSYD; the protein is encoded by the coding sequence ATGATGAAAGCTCTGtcatctgtttcttcatttgcagtGTCACTCGTGTTTGAAATCATGAACATCTGGAACACCACCTCGGATTTCATTCTCCTAGGACTCTTTAATCACACAGGAGCCCACCTATTTCTCTTTGTGATGGTTCTGACAATTGCCTTCACATCTCTAGTAGGCAATGCCCTCATGATCTTCCTGATTCATCAGGATGCCCGGCaccacacacccatgtacttccTACTGAGCCAACTCTCCCTCATGGACATGATGCTGGTCTGTACTGTTGTGCCCAAAATGGCAGCTGAATACTTGATGGGCAAGAAGACTatctcccttgctggctgtgggTTACAGATCTTCCTCTTCACGTCACTGGGAGGGGGTGAGTGCTTCCTCTTAGCAGCTATGTCCTATGATCGCTATGTGGCTGTGTGCCACCCACAGAGATACCCCATTCTCATGAGCTGGCAATTATGCCTAAGAATGACTGTGGGGTCTTGGTTCCTGGGGGCAGCTGATGGGCTCATGCAGGCAGCTGCTACCCTGAGTTTTCCATTCTGTGATGCACATGAGATCGATCATTTCTTCTGTGAGGCGCCTACTCTGGTGCGTTTGGCTTGTGCTGACACATTTGCTTTTGAGTATGTGATGTACATTTGCTGTGTATTAATGCTCTTGGTCCCATTTTCTCTCATCCTGATTTCCTATAGTCTCATCCTTGTAGCAGTTCTCCAGATGTGTTCTAGAGAAGCCCGCAAGAAGGCTTTTACCACCTGCTCCTCACATCTCTGTGTGGTGGGACTCTTTTATGGAGCTGCTATTTTTATCTACATGAGACCTAAATCCTATAGGTCAGCTAATCATGACAAACTAGTGTCAGTTTTCTATACTATCTTCACCCCAGTGTTGAACCCCATTATCTACAGTCTGAGAAACAGTGACGTGAAAGGAGCTCTGATAAAGTGCATGAGTCAGTGTGGTACCTTAAGTTATGACTAA